In Streptomyces sp. NBC_01707, a genomic segment contains:
- a CDS encoding SDR family oxidoreductase, with protein MKVQGSVAFVTGANRGLGEQFVRALFDAGAAKVYAGARDPGKITVPGAIPVQVDITDHESVSAAAAQAQDVTLLVNNAGSTTRADVLGSDLDSFRKEFETHVVGTLAMSRAFAPVLGRNGGGALVNVLSVMSWISIPASSGYGAAKAAEWSVTNALRVALAEQGTQVTALHVSYMATDMVAHLTGPKAEPAMVARAALDGVDAGLHEVLADDVSKQVQAALSSGPEALYPQLAGRPALV; from the coding sequence ATGAAGGTCCAAGGGTCTGTCGCTTTCGTCACCGGAGCCAACCGCGGCCTCGGTGAGCAATTCGTCCGGGCGCTCTTCGATGCCGGGGCGGCCAAGGTCTACGCGGGAGCGCGTGACCCCGGAAAGATCACCGTGCCCGGGGCGATCCCGGTCCAGGTCGACATCACCGACCACGAATCCGTGAGCGCGGCAGCAGCCCAGGCCCAGGACGTGACGCTCCTCGTCAACAACGCCGGTTCGACGACTCGCGCGGACGTGCTCGGGTCCGACCTGGACTCGTTCCGGAAGGAATTCGAGACGCACGTGGTCGGCACCCTCGCCATGAGCAGGGCCTTCGCCCCCGTTCTCGGACGCAACGGCGGTGGCGCGCTGGTCAATGTCCTGTCCGTGATGTCCTGGATATCGATCCCGGCCAGCTCCGGATACGGCGCGGCCAAGGCCGCCGAATGGTCGGTGACCAACGCCTTGCGGGTGGCTCTTGCGGAACAGGGCACGCAGGTCACCGCCCTGCACGTCAGCTACATGGCGACGGACATGGTCGCGCATCTGACCGGTCCGAAGGCCGAGCCCGCCATGGTGGCCCGCGCGGCCCTCGACGGTGTCGACGCCGGACTGCACGAGGTGCTCGCCGACGACGTCAGCAAGCAGGTCCAGGCAGCGCTGTCCTCGGGCCCGGAGGCGCTGTATCCGCAACTCGCGGGCCGCCCGGCGCTGGTCTGA
- a CDS encoding 2-phosphosulfolactate phosphatase: MDTRFLGIADLVEAPSVAVVVDVMRAFTVAAWAFAQGAEKIVLAESLDEALALKARHPDWAALKDGPPAPGFEMVNSPGLLRSVDLGGRTVVQKTTAGTVGALAVKESSLVLCAGFVVAEATARLLRTRKSDGVTFVVTGEDGQADEDLACAQYIARRATEAGTDAAEFLRRAAESRAAAELAEGVRQGVHPDDVALCLELDRFPFAMAATLEGSLMVLRPCAVPSLSEDASV, translated from the coding sequence ATGGACACTCGTTTCCTTGGCATCGCCGATCTGGTCGAAGCCCCGTCCGTGGCGGTCGTAGTCGACGTCATGCGTGCTTTCACCGTGGCTGCCTGGGCCTTTGCCCAGGGGGCGGAGAAGATCGTTCTTGCTGAGTCGCTGGACGAGGCCCTGGCGCTCAAGGCTCGCCACCCGGATTGGGCGGCGCTCAAAGACGGTCCGCCCGCGCCCGGGTTCGAGATGGTCAACTCGCCGGGCCTGCTGAGGTCCGTTGACCTTGGCGGACGGACCGTTGTGCAGAAGACCACGGCAGGGACGGTCGGCGCCCTTGCGGTCAAGGAGTCGTCGCTGGTGCTGTGCGCCGGCTTCGTGGTGGCCGAAGCAACGGCTCGGCTCTTGCGGACACGCAAGAGTGACGGTGTCACGTTCGTGGTCACTGGCGAAGATGGGCAGGCCGATGAGGATCTGGCGTGTGCTCAATACATCGCTCGGAGGGCCACCGAGGCTGGGACGGATGCTGCTGAGTTCCTCCGTCGCGCTGCCGAGTCCCGCGCCGCCGCCGAGCTGGCGGAGGGGGTGCGTCAAGGAGTCCATCCTGATGACGTTGCACTCTGCCTTGAGCTCGACCGATTCCCCTTTGCCATGGCGGCGACCTTGGAAGGCTCGCTCATGGTCCTCCGTCCGTGCGCCGTGCCTTCGCTGAGCGAAGATGCGTCGGTTTGA
- a CDS encoding LysR family transcriptional regulator, which produces MVGTQPAVASPRHARHEESFFACPSVHAYRQAMPELTLTGLRVTLEVAQRGSFTAAAEALGYTQSAVSRQIIATEAAVGAPLFERLARGVRPTLSGETLLRHARRMLAHAEAAELEIAGLRDRLAGRLAVGAYPTAAAALVPRAIARLQKAHPALTVSLWETGSPAQLRRLRAGRIEMAVVAIGEGLPDYDFTGLRIEVIGAGRGMGVAVHASHPLASRDEVHVDELAQEAWIVGAGEEGAPQFGAWPTLESPRVAYEARGWQTRLGLVAAGLGISVVPGLAADIVPKDVKWLRVEDPAFVPKRQTAMVTAADASAGARAMLQAMRDEITGLTAERQSAV; this is translated from the coding sequence GTGGTCGGCACACAGCCCGCTGTCGCGTCGCCGCGCCATGCGCGGCATGAAGAGTCGTTCTTTGCCTGCCCCTCGGTTCACGCATATCGTCAGGCCATGCCAGAACTGACGCTGACGGGCTTGCGGGTCACGCTCGAAGTAGCTCAGCGCGGATCTTTCACCGCGGCGGCCGAAGCGCTCGGCTACACGCAGTCCGCAGTGTCTCGCCAGATCATCGCCACGGAAGCGGCGGTGGGAGCCCCGCTGTTCGAGCGCCTTGCCCGCGGGGTTCGGCCGACACTCTCCGGGGAGACGCTGCTGCGGCACGCGCGCCGCATGTTGGCGCATGCGGAAGCGGCCGAGCTGGAGATCGCCGGGCTCCGCGACCGCCTCGCCGGCCGTCTGGCCGTCGGCGCGTACCCCACCGCGGCGGCTGCGCTGGTACCCCGGGCCATCGCTCGCTTGCAAAAGGCACACCCGGCCCTCACCGTGAGCCTCTGGGAGACGGGCAGCCCCGCCCAGCTGCGCCGCCTTCGCGCGGGACGCATCGAGATGGCTGTAGTGGCAATCGGGGAAGGACTTCCCGACTACGACTTCACCGGGCTGCGCATCGAGGTCATCGGCGCCGGCCGAGGCATGGGCGTGGCCGTCCACGCGTCCCATCCGCTGGCTTCCCGGGACGAGGTGCACGTCGACGAGCTGGCGCAGGAGGCCTGGATCGTGGGAGCCGGCGAGGAGGGCGCACCCCAGTTTGGTGCTTGGCCCACCCTTGAATCTCCGCGTGTGGCCTACGAGGCGCGCGGCTGGCAGACGCGTCTGGGGCTCGTCGCCGCAGGATTGGGTATCTCAGTGGTACCTGGGTTGGCCGCGGACATCGTCCCGAAGGATGTGAAGTGGCTGCGTGTCGAGGATCCCGCGTTCGTACCAAAGAGACAGACCGCGATGGTCACGGCAGCCGACGCGTCGGCCGGCGCGCGAGCCATGCTCCAAGCCATGCGCGACGAGATCACCGGACTCACCGCGGAGCGCCAATCAGCCGTATGA
- a CDS encoding VOC family protein, whose product MNETVQKLTAFDLARPAQNQLAQGFLQWCVVAPDLESKCAELERVYGPAGFWIMENAPLLETTYRGEPIDLRVDMALGYIGDTNIEVISPRRDGDANLYTEFLEAQPEGGLHHLGFQVHDFDTTAADLTAKFGPAVQAGNFSTGGSHFAYFDSRPVTGVHTEILWFDTETVAAMADLRAGKPPVI is encoded by the coding sequence ATGAACGAAACAGTGCAGAAGCTCACCGCTTTCGACCTCGCTCGCCCGGCACAAAACCAGTTGGCCCAGGGATTCCTTCAGTGGTGCGTCGTCGCGCCGGATCTGGAGTCGAAGTGTGCCGAACTGGAGCGGGTGTACGGCCCCGCAGGATTCTGGATCATGGAAAATGCCCCTCTGCTAGAGACGACCTACCGCGGTGAGCCGATCGACCTGCGCGTGGACATGGCGCTTGGTTACATCGGCGACACCAATATCGAGGTCATCAGCCCTCGCCGGGATGGGGATGCAAATCTCTACACCGAGTTCCTCGAAGCGCAGCCGGAAGGCGGCCTTCACCATCTGGGATTCCAGGTACACGACTTCGACACGACGGCCGCAGACTTGACTGCCAAGTTTGGTCCCGCCGTGCAAGCCGGAAACTTCTCCACCGGTGGAAGTCACTTCGCCTACTTCGATTCCCGCCCGGTGACCGGGGTCCACACCGAGATTCTCTGGTTCGACACCGAAACAGTTGCGGCGATGGCGGACCTGCGTGCCGGCAAGCCTCCAGTCATTTGA
- a CDS encoding ester cyclase — protein MSNFISPDDTRYDERSRALIRIGRDAISKENPSALRSYFSEDFKFHGPDGDLGFEQLEIFFSQMRDAFANYYCERYEIVSAGNVIGCRTEMGGVFIRPFDPTPIGTVQPHGKQVTLTLINVFRYDEDGRLAEEWVQYDNLEWLRQLGVELVPASR, from the coding sequence ATGTCTAATTTCATCTCTCCCGATGACACCCGCTACGACGAGCGCTCCCGCGCGCTCATCCGCATTGGACGGGACGCCATCTCCAAGGAGAACCCAAGCGCACTGCGCAGCTATTTCAGTGAAGACTTCAAGTTCCATGGCCCCGACGGTGACCTCGGGTTCGAGCAGCTGGAAATCTTCTTCAGTCAGATGCGCGACGCATTCGCAAACTACTACTGCGAGCGATATGAGATCGTCTCTGCTGGGAATGTGATCGGTTGCCGAACGGAGATGGGCGGTGTCTTTATTAGGCCTTTTGACCCGACGCCGATCGGAACTGTGCAGCCGCACGGCAAGCAGGTGACGCTGACGCTGATCAATGTCTTCCGCTACGACGAGGATGGCAGGCTGGCGGAAGAGTGGGTCCAGTACGACAACTTGGAGTGGCTGCGCCAGCTTGGCGTTGAGCTCGTCCCCGCCTCTCGCTGA